The genomic interval GTCCTTAGTTTGAAACTGCCCACAAGTTTCTGCAGATCAATGGCCAGCCCGGAGAGATCCTGGCAAGCTTTGGCGGCATCTTCCGCGCGTCCCGCGGAATCGTGAACTATTTTCTCAATACTCTCAAGGTTCCTATTCACCTCCTCGGTCGCACTCGACTGCTCCGTAGAAGCGGACGCTATCTGAGTAATCATGGAGCCGACCTCCTCCGCCATCTGAATGATTTCTTTGAGGGAATCGCCCGCTTTGGCAGTCGTCAGAACTCCTTCCTCGGCTTGTCTGGTTCCAGCTTCCATGGCACGAACCGACTTCTGGGTTTCGTCCTGCACCTGCTTGATCATTTGTGCAATTTCCTTGGTGGCGGTCGTGGTCCTTTCGGCCAGTTTGCGTACCTCGTCGGCCACCACGGCAAAGCCGCGGCCTTGCTCTCCAGCACGAGCGGCTTCAATAGCGGCATTGAGCGCCAGCAGATTGGTCTGGTCGGCGATATCGTCAATTACATTGATAATGCGGCCAATGTGGTCAGAACTTTTTCCCAGTGCGGTGATTTTCTGTCCAGTGCTGCTGACGGATTCCGCAATGGCGCGCATTTTGACGAGAGTCTGGTTGACAATGTCGCCTCCAGCGCGGGCGGTTTCGGAGGCATTTCGCGCGGCTCCCGCTGCCCTAGCTGAGTGTTCGGACACTTGCAGGACGGTGGAGGACATTTCCTGCATCGCCTTGCCGACCAGCAAAGCCTGCTCCTTCTGAGCGGCTGCGCCTTGTGCTTGTTGGCTGGCGCCGGAAGATATCTGATCGGTCGCGCTCGCAACATGTTCAGCGGTGCCGGCGATTTGGGCGACGATATCGTGCACTTTCTGGATGAACATGTTCAGCCATTTTCCTAATTCGCCGATTTCATCCTTGCGGTCTTCATCCACTCGCCATGTCAGATCGTTGGCGCCCTTGGCCATTTCCTCGAATAAGGCGGAGAGCGACGCCAAGGGTCGAGTGATGCTGGCCGTGGTGCGCAAGGCGATGACCAGTAGCAGCAGAAGGGAAAGGCCACCCATTACGAACATAAGGTGGATGGCGCGTGAGGCCTTAATATTGGCACTGCGCTCGGCGTCCTTGGCCTCAGTTTCGAGCTGGTCGCTGGTGACTTCAATTTTTTGCTGAAGGTCTTTATATAGCTGCAGGAAATTGCCGAGCTGTGATGCGGCGGCGCTGGGGTTGTGAACGATGGTGTCCACCAATTCCTGGCTACTGGTGATGTATTGCTCGGTGAGGCGGTGTTCGTCGGCAAGATTGGCCTGCATGGTGGAGCTCACTGCCAGCATTCTCGCCTTAGCCATTCGTTCTTTGAGCAACTTGGCATGCTGGAGGAGTTCTTCCACCTTATTCTGCTGGTCCTCTCCTTTGTGCATGAAGACGGCAGAAACGTCTGCCCGCGCCATATCGAGATAAACGCCGGCTTCGACGTGGTTTCGAATAGCTGAACTGGTGGCCGACACCTCAGCGATTGTTTTTGTGACGGTAGAAATGCCCCAGTATCCAGCCGCGCTCACGGCCGCCACAAATATCAGGCCGCTAGCCGTCATGCTCAACAGTTTTCGTCTAATGGTCCAGCCCACCATATGGCTTCCCACCCTTTAGTTGGTTGCTTACAGTTTTAGCTTGTAGCCTGAGTCGCTGGGGGACAGCCCGTCCACTTTGACCGTTTTGATGGCGCCATCGGAAGCGTCACCATGTAGATCGCTAGCGCGAACGAAGCCGACACCGCCGGGTGAGGAAGCGACAAAAGACCGCACGTCACGCGAGCTGCTGACTTCTTTGGGAGGAGAAACAATCTTGCCGGTGAAAGCGGCTTGCACAAAGTATTTGTTGAAATCGGCCTCTTTCATGCCGCAAACGATTTTCAGGAAGGCAACTCGGTCGGCCTGGCCGCTGGCCGGCATTACTGGCGCTACGGATTTTCCGGTGTCCCAGCGGCTGCGTTCGGCCAGGAACAGTTTGCGGATTTCTGAGGTGGTGAGATTGTCCACCGGGTTGGAGTTGTTCAAGATCACTACGATGCTTTCGTCGCCAGCGCCAAGAGCAGGAGGGGCCCCGACTATCGCCCAAGCGATGACTCCAACCAGGGGCAGCATTCTATAGAAGAGCCGGTGATTGTTCATTTCGATCTCCTCAGAACGTAAATGCAAATTGCGTCGCCAAGCCGTTACTGCTGGGGCCGCCGCGAACCTCCACCCGGTCATACTGGAGCTTTACGGCCGCATAGTCGCTGAAGTCGTAGCGAATTCCGGCGGAAGGACCATTTTTACGGCCTACCTCAGTTGCGTCCTCCGCATCGCTGTAAATCGGGTCACGTGCGTTGGCGTTCATGTATGAATAACGAAAGTACGGGCGATAACTGCCAAAGCGCCGCGAGAATTGGGTATACCAGCCGGGGTTATAAAAAACTGGTCCGTCATGCTCGTCGGTGTGGCGTACCAGAAGGGCCTCATTGAGGAACTCATACTCGGAGGTTTGATAGACCACATGTGCCGCCATAATGGACTCTTTATGATTTATGGCGTCCGGAAAGGTCAGGCGGTCCTGATAGTAGGAGAACCCGGTTTGCAGACCGGAAACCCAACTGGGGCGTGAGAAGATGGCGAGATTGAAAGACTTGCCATTATTTGAGTCCACAATATTCTGGGCCGGCTCAGAGCCGAGCAAATGCGACCGACCGTTACCGATCTCAGCCACATAATGCAAGCCAAGTCTTCCCGAAGGAATCGTTCCGTGGGTGGTGACCCCTACCTCTTGCAGAGGCAAAAAACCGCCATGATCGTCAAACTCATACATGAAAGGGCGGCCGATGGCGGTCTGGAACCATTGTCCCTGGTGAAATGCGGTGTTGTAGTAACCGATTGAGGAGTGGTAGCGCCCAACTGCGAAGTTGAAGTGCTCATCGTGCTCATACTGGAACAACAATCTTTCCAAATCGGTATTCACCGCATTGTCTTGAGTGGAGATAAAAAGCACTTCTCCAAGCAGAGAAATCTTATCGGTGAGGCGCGATGTGGCAAACAGGTCGAAAGAGCCAATATGGAAGGCGTTGGTTGAGCCCTTATGATCAGTGGCGGCATAGCCTACGTCGCCAAAAATGTGCATCTGCAGTCTGCTTCCTTGGGCCGCGGGCCTCGGTGTCTCTGGCGATTGCGCCTCCACAATTGCAGGAGCTGGGACCGCCACTGGCGCCGAAGGATTAGACGCTTGCTTATCCTCCAACTGCTTGAGCCTGGCTTCCAGTTCGCGAATACGATCCAATAATTGTTTACTGGTTTCATCCTGACTCGACGTCGAATTCGCCGCCTGCTGTGCAAAGGATGGAAAACCCCACAGGAGACACAGGAGCAGACACACGACCGTTAATTTGCGGGCGCCGATTGAACATAGGTTTCGCATTATCGTATTCACCTGCGGTGCACACCTCGGTCTTCAAGGTGGCTTAGATTGAACACACGGTTATCTTCGGCAGCAGCCCGGCTTGGCTTTATAGGTAACTGCTAGGTAGCAAGCTTGGAGAGTGGAGTAGGGAGATCAAAATGAACACTTAGGTACGGGGAAGGTTGGGGTTGAAACAATGGTCCAGCGCTGCAACCGATGTGCGCGCCACTGATTGCGAACCGTGGTCGGGGACTGGACAGAGTACAGGCTTACTCTTCCACTACTACCGCTTCGCCGCGCTCTGCCTTCACCTGAGCGATGATCTTCTCCTGCAACTGCTGCGGGACAAGATCATAGTGGGCCATTTCCATGTGGAAAGTGCCGCGGCCTTGTGTCATGGAAGTGAGATCAACCCCGTAGGTGAGCATCTCCGCCATGGGCACTTCGGCTTTGATCAAAGTTTTGCCGCCCTTGTTGTCCATGCCCTGGATGCGGCCACGGCGGCCGTTCAGGTCGCCCATGATACTGCCGGCAAATTCATCAGGCACCGTGATCTCAACCGCCATGATGGGCTCGAGCAGCGTGGGTTTGGCTTGTTCCATGGCGGCGCGAAACGCCAGCCGGCCGGCGAGTTGGAAGGAGAGGTCGTTTGAGTCCACGTCGTGATATTTGCCGTCATATAGGATCACCCTGAAGTCCACCACCGGATAACGGGCCAGGTAGCCGCGTTCGGCGGTATCGCGGATTCCCTTCTCCACCGCAGGGATAAAGTTTTTGGGAATGGCGCCGCCGAAAATATCGTTGACAAACTCGAACCCCGCGCCCCGCGGCAATGGCTCCATTTTGATGCGGCAGACGCCGAACTGGCCGTGGCCTCCGGTTTGTTTCTTGTGGCGTCCTTCTACGTCAGCCTTTCCCCGGATGGTCTCGCGATAAGGCACCTTGGGGGCCTTGAGGTTGACTTCCGTGTGATAACGCTTCTTGAGCTTCGACACCACGACCTCGATGTGCTGCTGACCGGTTCCGGCAATCAGGAATTCTTTGGTCTGCTCATCACGGAAGAAGCGCAACATGGCGTCTTCCTCCATCAGTTTGTGAATGCCGTTGCTGAGCTTGTCTTCGTCGGCTCGGGTCTTGGGTTCAATGGCAAATGTAATGGCGGGCTCGAGCAGGCTAACTTTGGGAAATTGTATGGGGCTCGATTTTTCGCTCAGGGTGTCGCCGGTGAGGGTGTCTCTTAGTTTTGCCACCGCGCCGATG from Terriglobales bacterium carries:
- a CDS encoding methyl-accepting chemotaxis protein, producing MTASGLIFVAAVSAAGYWGISTVTKTIAEVSATSSAIRNHVEAGVYLDMARADVSAVFMHKGEDQQNKVEELLQHAKLLKERMAKARMLAVSSTMQANLADEHRLTEQYITSSQELVDTIVHNPSAAASQLGNFLQLYKDLQQKIEVTSDQLETEAKDAERSANIKASRAIHLMFVMGGLSLLLLLVIALRTTASITRPLASLSALFEEMAKGANDLTWRVDEDRKDEIGELGKWLNMFIQKVHDIVAQIAGTAEHVASATDQISSGASQQAQGAAAQKEQALLVGKAMQEMSSTVLQVSEHSARAAGAARNASETARAGGDIVNQTLVKMRAIAESVSSTGQKITALGKSSDHIGRIINVIDDIADQTNLLALNAAIEAARAGEQGRGFAVVADEVRKLAERTTTATKEIAQMIKQVQDETQKSVRAMEAGTRQAEEGVLTTAKAGDSLKEIIQMAEEVGSMITQIASASTEQSSATEEVNRNLESIEKIVHDSAGRAEDAAKACQDLSGLAIDLQKLVGSFKLRTHDGSGKSSSTLQGKALLASASNKAKGKAMAATAD